In Chloroflexota bacterium, a single window of DNA contains:
- a CDS encoding Ig-like domain-containing protein, translating to MKSWRSVTFVVVIVLLALVAVSCGPKQPPAIPRIVRQTPLPSEELPVGAPLVVEFNQPMDPKSLEGQVRIDPAIPGQWVLEDRRLVFRPAAPLEPATTYRVVLGKGVKSSAGLSLADEVVLRFQTVGSLRVSQTQPADGAAEVERDIAITVIFNRPVVPLTDLKRAQDLPQPLRLEPPVAGTGEWLNTSIYIFRPAEGLAGSTTYRATVAAGLQDTTGSVLAEDYSWTFTTESPKITGVQPQGMKVAPTAQVIVSFNQPMDAASVEAGFALREIQTGSKVAGTFSWQGSTLYFKPSAPLRMGMGYVASVAAGVRSASGGTLATTEKWPFGVVPKPRVVRTSPGANETAVSPYAWVQIWFAGPMLLETITPTLRVEPEGTAWQAYWNEYEDSLQLSVRLQPDTDYRITIPASAADPYGNTLGRDYVLAFHTRDLDPSLYVVGRWGDATVFNAYNPVQIPIAYRNIARVNLRLYALSLDEFVRLNGDDWEYRDKFAPRNESLLRAWEVAVNAPRNKTQTLDVPLTADATRPLPPGVYYLMLSSPDIPEKVSRPQGMALVVTRTNLVLKHGPKDVLVWATDLVSGQPIDSLPLKVYDGSGKMLMDGLTNAEGVWRGQFAQPRDLWEALTVVAGSGESLAVTGSPWSAGIDPWEFSIPSESWLTPLVGYFYTDRPIYRPGQTVYFKGIVRADDDARYSLPDIGPLRVTVSDPQGQQFYSQTLQMSDLGTVYGSLTLAENAPTGIYWIYATPASEAATTHGYKQAPLQFSTSFQVAEYRKPEYEITVATNQPEYVQGDRVEVSVLAKYYFGAPVANAKVRWNIVAQPYFFAWQGQGWYDFHDWDYWTREDTGAQVVASGEGTTDAEGRFSFAVPADLAKFTASQTFSIEANVTDVNGQEVSGRTAAPVHKGEFYIGLSPKAYVGTAGKPTDVSIITVNSKSEPVPNVPLTVIFSLRDWYSVQEKWPDGGFYWTTRFTDTPVFTQTITTDDKGAAVASFVPPEGGSYRVLALGRDARGNEVRSATYLWVSGVGDEYVSWRMENNNRMELIADKKSYAPGETAHILVPSPFQGPVMALLTVERAGILSYRVLTLQTNSDQVDIPITEDLIPNAYVSVVLVKGKGAAEPFASFRVGYVALQVSAAEKHLTIRVTPDRAGAYGPRDTAQFTVETLDANGQGVPAEVSLALVDASVLALAQRPGPDILDFFYRKRGLGIRTAASLTLAVAEREAEPAPEGKGGGGAEGAMTARTYFPDTAFWEPALRTDAAGRATVAVNLPDSLTTWRMVADGATANTQVGSSTSDIVVTKPLLVRVVAPRFFVIGDKPELAAIVHNNTDQALRVQVQVAVRGERSDFGRTESVDIPARGLQKLTWNGTIGADEQVTVSVRAAGGGLEDAIALTLPVYHFTTPEVVATAGEVRAGEQQVEIVQLPDVYEPSQGDFTVRLDPSLVAGMKDALGYLEHFPYECAEQTVSRFLPNVAAWQAYKRLGVRNEELEAKLPDLVAVGLQKLYASQNVDGGWGWWYTEQSHPYITAYVLLGLNEARRAGFGVDSSVMERAVRFLKSSLDVAGVQDATAANEQAFILYVLSEFGAGDTARSVALFEKRHLLGHYGKAFLAQALQAAGDAHAGQVRALLAELNGQAVLSATGAHWEEAQTDRFLMNTDVRSTAIVLRALVRLTPDNALLPNAVRWLMAARQDGRWGTTQENAWALMALTDYAAQTGELEGEYRYQVGLNGKRVLAGDVRPDTVDAPRVVSIPLKDLLKDVGNRVIVERSPLTGGQAEKGALYYSAALKYYLPVEQVGPLNRGVIVLRQYTLADDPTREVATARVGDIIRVKLTVIAPSSLHYLVVEDPIPGGTEAVDTSLRTTSQLLEQPQFRRTGEEDVWGWWVFSHTEIRDEKVALFATSVPAGTYEYTYLLRASVPGEFLVMPAVAYEMYFPETFGRSGGAKFTVTP from the coding sequence ATGAAATCTTGGCGCAGCGTAACGTTTGTGGTCGTGATTGTCCTTCTGGCGCTTGTGGCCGTCTCGTGCGGCCCCAAGCAACCCCCCGCGATCCCGCGAATCGTGCGGCAGACTCCGCTCCCCTCCGAGGAACTGCCGGTGGGAGCGCCGCTCGTCGTGGAGTTCAACCAGCCCATGGATCCGAAGTCCCTGGAGGGACAGGTGCGCATTGACCCTGCGATTCCGGGGCAGTGGGTCCTGGAGGATCGCAGGCTGGTCTTCCGGCCGGCAGCGCCGCTGGAGCCGGCCACCACCTACCGCGTCGTGCTCGGCAAGGGGGTCAAGTCCAGCGCGGGCCTGTCCCTGGCCGATGAAGTCGTCCTGCGATTCCAGACGGTGGGCAGCCTTCGCGTCTCCCAGACGCAGCCCGCGGATGGAGCCGCCGAGGTAGAGCGGGACATCGCCATCACCGTCATCTTCAACAGGCCGGTCGTGCCGCTCACGGATCTCAAGCGCGCCCAGGACCTGCCCCAGCCACTGCGCCTGGAGCCGCCCGTCGCCGGCACAGGCGAGTGGCTCAACACGTCCATCTACATCTTCCGCCCCGCCGAGGGCCTGGCGGGATCCACAACCTATCGGGCCACCGTCGCCGCGGGCCTGCAGGATACCACGGGCAGCGTGCTGGCCGAGGACTACTCGTGGACGTTCACCACGGAGTCGCCCAAGATCACCGGCGTCCAGCCGCAGGGGATGAAGGTCGCGCCCACGGCCCAGGTCATCGTCTCATTCAACCAGCCCATGGACGCGGCCTCCGTGGAAGCGGGGTTCGCCCTGCGCGAGATCCAGACGGGCAGCAAGGTGGCGGGCACGTTCTCGTGGCAGGGGAGCACGCTGTACTTCAAGCCGAGCGCGCCCCTGCGCATGGGCATGGGGTATGTGGCGTCGGTGGCGGCGGGCGTGCGGTCGGCTTCCGGCGGGACGCTAGCAACGACAGAGAAGTGGCCGTTCGGCGTCGTGCCGAAGCCTCGCGTGGTTCGGACAAGCCCTGGAGCCAACGAGACCGCCGTCTCGCCCTACGCTTGGGTGCAGATTTGGTTCGCCGGCCCCATGCTCCTGGAGACCATCACCCCCACCCTGCGCGTGGAGCCGGAAGGCACCGCATGGCAGGCGTACTGGAATGAGTACGAGGACTCGCTGCAACTCTCCGTTCGGCTCCAGCCGGACACGGATTACCGAATCACCATTCCGGCTTCGGCGGCGGACCCATACGGGAACACCCTGGGCCGGGATTACGTCCTGGCGTTCCACACGCGCGACTTGGACCCCAGCCTGTACGTGGTCGGCAGGTGGGGCGACGCCACCGTTTTCAACGCCTACAATCCGGTGCAGATTCCCATCGCCTACCGCAATATCGCCCGCGTCAATCTGCGCTTGTACGCCCTGTCGCTGGACGAGTTCGTGCGCCTCAACGGCGACGACTGGGAATACCGCGACAAGTTTGCGCCGCGGAACGAGAGCCTGCTGCGCGCGTGGGAAGTGGCGGTGAACGCGCCTCGGAACAAGACGCAGACCCTGGACGTGCCCCTCACCGCCGACGCCACCCGCCCGCTGCCGCCCGGCGTGTACTACCTCATGCTCTCCTCGCCCGACATCCCCGAGAAGGTCTCTCGCCCGCAGGGGATGGCGCTGGTGGTAACCCGCACGAACCTGGTGCTGAAGCACGGGCCTAAGGACGTGCTGGTGTGGGCCACCGACCTCGTGAGCGGCCAGCCGATAGATTCCCTGCCGCTGAAGGTGTACGACGGCAGCGGCAAGATGCTCATGGACGGTCTGACGAATGCCGAGGGCGTGTGGCGCGGACAGTTTGCCCAGCCTCGCGACTTGTGGGAAGCCCTCACGGTTGTGGCCGGCTCCGGCGAGTCCCTGGCCGTAACCGGCAGCCCCTGGTCGGCGGGGATTGACCCCTGGGAGTTTTCCATCCCCAGCGAGTCGTGGCTCACGCCCCTTGTCGGCTACTTCTACACGGACAGGCCCATCTACCGCCCCGGGCAGACGGTTTACTTCAAGGGCATCGTCCGCGCCGATGACGACGCGCGCTACTCGCTGCCCGACATCGGCCCGCTTCGCGTTACGGTTTCTGACCCGCAGGGCCAGCAGTTCTACAGCCAGACGCTCCAGATGAGCGACCTGGGGACGGTGTACGGCAGCCTGACGTTGGCCGAGAACGCGCCCACGGGCATCTACTGGATTTACGCGACGCCCGCGAGCGAGGCCGCCACCACCCACGGGTACAAGCAGGCCCCGCTGCAGTTCAGCACGTCCTTCCAGGTGGCCGAATACCGCAAGCCGGAATACGAAATCACGGTTGCGACCAATCAGCCCGAATACGTCCAGGGCGACCGCGTAGAGGTCAGCGTGCTGGCCAAGTACTACTTCGGCGCTCCGGTGGCCAACGCGAAAGTCCGATGGAACATCGTGGCGCAACCCTACTTCTTCGCGTGGCAGGGCCAGGGCTGGTACGACTTCCACGATTGGGACTACTGGACGCGCGAGGACACCGGCGCGCAGGTGGTGGCCAGCGGCGAAGGGACGACCGACGCCGAAGGCCGCTTCTCCTTCGCGGTTCCCGCCGACCTGGCCAAGTTCACGGCCAGCCAGACCTTCTCCATTGAGGCCAATGTTACGGACGTGAACGGCCAGGAGGTGAGCGGACGGACGGCGGCTCCCGTGCACAAGGGCGAGTTCTACATTGGCCTGTCGCCGAAAGCCTACGTGGGCACGGCAGGCAAGCCCACGGATGTCTCCATCATCACGGTGAACAGCAAGAGCGAGCCTGTTCCCAACGTGCCGCTGACCGTCATTTTCTCCCTGCGCGACTGGTACAGCGTTCAGGAGAAGTGGCCCGATGGCGGGTTCTACTGGACGACGCGCTTCACCGACACGCCGGTATTCACACAGACGATCACGACAGACGACAAGGGCGCGGCGGTGGCGTCCTTTGTCCCGCCGGAGGGCGGCAGTTACCGAGTGCTGGCGCTGGGGCGCGACGCACGCGGCAACGAAGTCCGCAGCGCCACGTACCTGTGGGTGTCGGGCGTGGGCGATGAGTACGTGTCGTGGCGCATGGAGAACAACAACCGCATGGAACTCATCGCCGACAAGAAGAGTTACGCACCTGGGGAAACGGCGCACATCCTCGTCCCCAGCCCCTTCCAGGGGCCGGTGATGGCGCTCCTCACCGTGGAGCGGGCCGGAATCCTCTCGTATCGCGTGCTGACGCTGCAGACCAACAGCGACCAGGTGGATATTCCCATCACCGAAGATCTGATTCCCAACGCCTACGTATCGGTGGTGCTTGTGAAGGGCAAGGGTGCGGCCGAACCGTTCGCGTCGTTCCGGGTGGGCTACGTGGCGCTGCAGGTGTCCGCCGCCGAGAAGCATCTCACGATTCGGGTTACCCCCGACCGTGCGGGAGCCTATGGCCCGCGCGACACGGCGCAGTTCACCGTGGAGACGCTGGACGCCAACGGACAGGGCGTGCCCGCCGAGGTGTCGCTGGCGCTGGTGGACGCTTCGGTGCTGGCGCTGGCGCAGCGGCCCGGCCCGGACATCCTGGACTTCTTCTATCGCAAGCGCGGGCTTGGCATCCGGACGGCCGCCAGTCTGACCCTTGCCGTGGCCGAGCGCGAGGCCGAGCCTGCGCCCGAAGGCAAGGGCGGGGGCGGTGCTGAGGGAGCCATGACAGCCCGCACCTACTTCCCCGACACCGCCTTCTGGGAGCCTGCGCTGCGCACCGACGCCGCAGGCAGGGCCACGGTTGCGGTCAACTTGCCCGACTCGCTGACCACGTGGCGCATGGTGGCCGACGGCGCGACGGCCAACACGCAGGTTGGTTCGTCCACATCGGACATCGTGGTTACCAAGCCCCTGCTGGTGCGCGTGGTGGCGCCGCGCTTCTTCGTCATCGGCGACAAGCCGGAATTGGCCGCCATCGTCCACAACAACACCGACCAGGCGCTGCGCGTGCAGGTGCAGGTGGCCGTCCGCGGCGAGCGTTCGGACTTCGGCCGCACCGAGAGCGTGGACATCCCGGCCAGGGGTCTCCAGAAACTCACGTGGAACGGCACCATCGGGGCCGACGAGCAGGTTACGGTGTCCGTGCGCGCCGCGGGGGGCGGGCTGGAGGACGCCATCGCCCTCACGCTACCGGTCTATCACTTCACGACGCCGGAAGTCGTGGCCACCGCGGGCGAAGTCCGCGCGGGCGAGCAGCAGGTGGAGATCGTGCAGTTGCCGGATGTGTACGAGCCTTCGCAGGGCGACTTCACCGTGCGGCTGGATCCGTCCCTCGTGGCCGGCATGAAGGATGCCCTGGGTTACCTGGAGCACTTCCCCTACGAGTGCGCCGAGCAGACGGTGAGCCGATTCCTGCCCAACGTGGCGGCGTGGCAAGCCTACAAGCGGCTTGGCGTGCGCAATGAGGAGTTGGAGGCCAAACTGCCCGACCTGGTGGCGGTGGGCTTGCAGAAACTGTACGCCTCGCAGAACGTGGACGGGGGTTGGGGGTGGTGGTACACCGAGCAAAGCCACCCCTACATCACGGCCTACGTGCTGCTGGGGCTGAATGAGGCCAGACGCGCCGGATTTGGCGTGGACTCGTCGGTCATGGAGCGGGCCGTGCGATTCCTGAAGTCCTCGCTGGACGTGGCGGGCGTCCAGGATGCAACAGCGGCCAACGAACAGGCCTTCATCCTGTACGTCCTGAGCGAGTTCGGCGCGGGCGACACCGCCCGATCCGTGGCCCTGTTTGAGAAGCGGCATCTTCTCGGACACTACGGCAAGGCGTTCCTGGCGCAGGCCCTGCAGGCCGCCGGCGATGCTCACGCAGGCCAGGTGCGCGCGCTGCTGGCCGAACTCAACGGACAGGCGGTCTTGAGCGCCACGGGTGCTCACTGGGAGGAGGCCCAGACCGACCGCTTCTTGATGAACACCGACGTGCGCAGCACGGCCATCGTGTTGCGGGCGCTGGTGCGCCTTACGCCCGACAACGCGCTGCTGCCCAATGCGGTTCGCTGGCTCATGGCCGCGCGCCAGGACGGGCGCTGGGGCACCACGCAGGAGAACGCATGGGCGCTCATGGCCCTGACCGATTACGCCGCCCAGACCGGCGAGTTGGAGGGCGAGTACCGGTATCAGGTCGGCCTCAACGGGAAGCGCGTGCTGGCGGGCGATGTGCGGCCCGACACCGTGGATGCCCCGCGCGTGGTCAGCATCCCGCTCAAGGATTTGCTGAAGGATGTGGGCAACCGCGTGATCGTGGAGCGGTCGCCGTTGACGGGCGGGCAGGCCGAGAAAGGCGCGCTGTACTATTCCGCCGCGCTGAAGTACTACCTGCCGGTGGAGCAGGTAGGCCCGCTGAATCGCGGGGTCATCGTCCTGCGCCAGTACACGCTGGCGGATGACCCGACCCGGGAAGTCGCCACGGCCAGGGTCGGCGACATCATCCGCGTGAAACTCACGGTCATCGCGCCGAGTTCGCTGCACTACCTGGTGGTGGAAGATCCGATTCCAGGCGGCACGGAGGCGGTGGATACCAGCCTGCGGACGACCAGCCAACTGCTGGAGCAGCCGCAGTTCCGCCGGACGGGCGAGGAGGACGTGTGGGGCTGGTGGGTCTTCTCGCACACCGAGATTCGCGACGAGAAGGTCGCGCTGTTCGCCACGTCGGTGCCCGCGGGCACGTATGAGTACACGTACCTGCTGCGGGCCAGCGTGCCGGGCGAGTTCCTGGTCATGCCGGCGGTGGCCTACGAGATGTACTTCCCCGAGACGTTCGGGCGGAGCGGAGGCGCGAAGTTCACCGTAACCCCGTGA
- a CDS encoding DUF881 domain-containing protein, translating into MQVSQYLRRISHDNWLVHIPLAILFVLVGMLIFAQFRSESALRSARVAASGTDRAVLISGLVDANLKLREEVDSLRAKLAELEQQGGSLVVMVEELNRLKLITGLSEVSGPGITLTLNSPVSATELQDMVNELKNSGAKAIALNGQRLVVSSAIVGTEAGISVDGTVLSRPFVFQVLGDPDTLRVALTRKGGMLASLQAAHPGFQAEIADAQTLAIPMYARRIEFRYAQPVTAQ; encoded by the coding sequence ATGCAAGTGTCTCAGTATCTCCGTAGAATCTCGCACGACAACTGGCTCGTGCACATCCCGCTGGCGATTTTGTTCGTCCTGGTGGGGATGCTCATCTTCGCCCAGTTCCGCAGCGAGAGCGCCCTGCGCTCGGCGCGGGTTGCCGCCTCGGGGACCGATCGCGCCGTTCTCATCAGCGGCCTCGTGGACGCCAACCTGAAACTGCGCGAGGAAGTGGATTCGTTGCGCGCCAAACTGGCCGAATTGGAGCAGCAGGGTGGTTCCCTTGTCGTCATGGTGGAGGAACTGAACCGCCTGAAACTCATCACCGGCCTCAGCGAAGTCTCGGGGCCGGGCATCACCCTCACGCTGAACAGCCCCGTAAGCGCCACGGAGTTGCAGGATATGGTCAACGAACTGAAGAACTCCGGCGCGAAGGCGATTGCCCTCAACGGCCAGCGGCTGGTCGTCTCCTCTGCCATCGTGGGTACCGAGGCGGGCATCTCGGTGGACGGGACAGTGCTCTCCCGCCCGTTCGTCTTCCAGGTGCTCGGCGACCCCGACACCCTGAGGGTGGCGTTGACGCGCAAAGGCGGGATGCTGGCGTCGCTACAAGCCGCACACCCGGGATTCCAAGCCGAGATTGCCGATGCGCAAACCCTGGCGATCCCCATGTATGCCCGGAGAATTGAGTTCCGTTACGCACAGCCCGTAACTGCGCAATAG
- a CDS encoding DUF881 domain-containing protein gives MEKRKTRTSSIGLLLAGLALGLLLSLQWRSAPTTRLTDTSYARDRTASTIARLEAEQDALKAEVSQLRQQLDERQQQRGQSADLLAGLAEELARQKVLAGLVALHGPGVEVVLNDSNRQVVPSAVNPELYLVHDYDLRDVVNLLWAAGSEAISVNGERIVASTSIYCVGATIMVNDTRLSPPYVIRAIGPSEQQESLLKNPRFLADLRNRVAAYGLAFTVAQAADIQVPAYRGGFGALYASVSVSP, from the coding sequence ATGGAGAAGAGGAAGACCCGGACATCTTCCATAGGGCTTCTGCTGGCGGGCCTGGCGCTGGGGCTGCTTCTGTCGCTCCAGTGGCGCTCGGCTCCGACTACGCGCCTGACAGACACGAGTTACGCGCGCGACCGCACGGCGTCCACCATCGCGCGGCTGGAGGCGGAACAGGACGCGCTGAAGGCGGAAGTGTCTCAACTGCGCCAGCAACTGGACGAGCGACAGCAGCAGCGCGGCCAATCGGCTGACCTGTTGGCGGGGCTGGCCGAAGAACTGGCGCGCCAGAAGGTGTTGGCTGGCCTCGTCGCGCTGCACGGCCCGGGTGTTGAGGTCGTCCTGAACGACAGCAATCGGCAAGTTGTTCCGTCGGCGGTGAACCCCGAACTGTACCTCGTGCACGACTACGACCTGCGCGACGTGGTCAACCTGTTGTGGGCGGCGGGGAGCGAGGCCATCTCCGTGAACGGCGAGCGCATTGTCGCCAGCACGTCCATCTACTGCGTGGGGGCGACCATCATGGTCAACGATACGCGCCTGTCGCCGCCCTACGTGATCCGAGCCATCGGCCCATCGGAGCAGCAGGAGTCGCTGCTCAAGAATCCCAGGTTCCTCGCCGACCTGCGCAATCGCGTCGCGGCCTACGGCCTGGCTTTCACCGTCGCGCAGGCCGCCGATATTCAGGTGCCCGCCTATCGCGGCGGCTTCGGAGCGCTGTATGCAAGTGTCTCAGTATCTCCGTAG
- a CDS encoding ComEC/Rec2 family competence protein encodes MRLVWMAVAWVVGIWLAQQARVPSAVWLGGFGAAVVAAVLARRTRAGLPLLAAAFLLLGAWRYTVGLPRIDAAHVAHYNEGGSVSLVGVVHGEPEPKGARWRVRISAREITHAYGRAPVHGFVLATLPAFPVVRDGDTVRLDGELTTPPVWEEFSYRDYLARENVFSLMYMPSVEVLGHAQGWSLRRMLGALRARCESVLAALLPNPEAALLTGILLGREGGISADVMDAFRTTATAHIIAISGFNITVIAGALLRMLTRTVGRRWAVAATIPLVVLYTLLVGADPPVVRAAIMGCIALVALLLGRRSDALNALAASALLMTAIRPQALWDVGFQLSFAATLGMILYAEPLHRRVGAFLSAHIPGALGKAAVGWLGDGLAATLAAQVLTLPLTVAYFHNLSPISLVANLLIVPAQPQVMVWGGVGLLLALVWLPLGMPAGWTAWLFLAYTIRMAEALAAVPGANLQVARVPWPVVAGYYVVVGGLTFGSQRVRRWLSPAARRWAKAVRRGRWQGALAVVAALVWAAGLQMPDGRLHAHFINVGEGDAVLIRTPKGSAVLIDGGSDPARLLSEVGRRLPFWQRSLALVFLTHPHADHAGGLIGVLERYNVGGFVEARPGKTPEYKACVAAAQARGIPRIPASPGQRFVVDGDVVLEVLYPWPTTPCRSVNDCSMVIRLTMGRATFLFPGDLEEEGQLLLMNQQDVPRSLVLKVPHHGGEKALQESFLAAVAPRVAVIQGGPRAAADPHPTTLQRLEATGATVWQTRRKGSLEIVTDGEKYWVR; translated from the coding sequence ATGCGGCTTGTGTGGATGGCGGTGGCCTGGGTGGTCGGCATTTGGCTGGCCCAACAGGCCCGGGTTCCCAGTGCAGTTTGGCTTGGCGGCTTTGGCGCGGCGGTGGTGGCGGCGGTTCTGGCCAGGAGGACTCGCGCCGGCCTGCCGCTGCTGGCTGCTGCCTTTCTCCTGCTCGGGGCCTGGCGCTACACCGTGGGCCTGCCCCGCATAGACGCGGCCCATGTGGCCCACTACAACGAGGGCGGCTCCGTGAGCCTGGTCGGCGTCGTGCACGGGGAGCCGGAGCCCAAGGGCGCTCGCTGGCGCGTCCGCATCTCCGCGCGTGAGATCACCCACGCCTATGGCCGTGCGCCGGTTCACGGCTTCGTGCTGGCCACGCTGCCCGCGTTCCCGGTCGTGCGCGACGGCGACACGGTGCGGCTGGACGGCGAATTGACCACGCCGCCCGTGTGGGAGGAATTCTCGTACCGCGACTACCTGGCCCGCGAAAACGTGTTCTCGCTGATGTACATGCCCTCGGTGGAGGTGCTGGGCCATGCACAGGGCTGGAGCCTGCGGCGGATGCTCGGGGCGCTTCGGGCGCGGTGCGAGTCCGTACTGGCGGCGCTGCTGCCCAACCCCGAGGCGGCGCTGCTGACGGGCATTCTCCTGGGGCGCGAGGGCGGCATCTCGGCCGATGTGATGGACGCCTTCCGCACAACGGCCACGGCACATATCATCGCCATCTCGGGGTTCAACATCACCGTCATCGCGGGCGCGCTGCTGCGGATGCTCACGCGCACGGTCGGGCGGCGGTGGGCGGTGGCCGCGACGATCCCCCTCGTCGTCCTGTACACCCTCCTTGTGGGCGCGGACCCGCCAGTGGTGCGCGCCGCCATCATGGGGTGCATCGCGTTGGTGGCGCTTCTGCTGGGGCGGCGCAGCGATGCCCTCAACGCCCTGGCGGCCTCGGCGCTGCTGATGACCGCCATCCGTCCGCAGGCGCTGTGGGATGTGGGGTTCCAGTTGAGTTTCGCCGCTACGCTTGGGATGATCCTGTATGCGGAGCCGCTCCATCGGCGGGTGGGGGCGTTCCTGTCGGCGCATATCCCCGGGGCGCTGGGGAAGGCGGCGGTGGGCTGGCTGGGGGATGGCCTGGCCGCCACGCTGGCCGCGCAGGTGCTGACCCTGCCCCTGACGGTGGCCTACTTCCACAACCTGTCGCCCATCAGCCTGGTGGCCAATCTGCTCATCGTGCCGGCGCAGCCGCAGGTCATGGTTTGGGGCGGCGTGGGGTTGCTGCTGGCGCTGGTCTGGCTGCCGCTGGGGATGCCGGCGGGGTGGACGGCGTGGCTATTCCTGGCGTACACCATCCGCATGGCCGAGGCCCTGGCGGCGGTGCCTGGGGCGAACCTGCAAGTGGCGCGGGTGCCGTGGCCGGTCGTGGCGGGGTACTACGTGGTCGTAGGAGGGCTGACCTTCGGCTCGCAGCGGGTGCGGCGCTGGCTGAGCCCGGCCGCGCGCCGTTGGGCGAAGGCGGTGCGGCGCGGACGATGGCAGGGCGCGCTTGCGGTTGTGGCAGCGTTGGTGTGGGCGGCGGGGTTGCAGATGCCCGACGGGCGGCTCCATGCGCACTTCATCAACGTGGGCGAGGGTGATGCGGTGCTGATACGCACGCCGAAGGGGAGCGCCGTGCTCATTGACGGGGGAAGCGACCCGGCCCGCCTGTTGAGCGAGGTGGGGCGGCGGCTCCCGTTCTGGCAGCGCAGCCTGGCGCTGGTCTTTCTCACCCACCCGCATGCCGATCACGCCGGGGGACTTATCGGCGTTCTGGAGCGGTACAACGTGGGCGGGTTTGTGGAAGCGCGGCCGGGCAAGACGCCTGAGTACAAGGCATGCGTGGCGGCGGCCCAAGCCCGAGGCATCCCTCGCATCCCGGCCTCGCCTGGGCAGAGGTTCGTGGTGGACGGCGACGTGGTGCTGGAGGTGCTGTACCCGTGGCCCACAACCCCCTGCCGCTCCGTCAATGACTGCTCCATGGTCATTCGGCTTACCATGGGGCGCGCCACCTTCCTGTTCCCCGGCGACCTGGAGGAAGAAGGGCAGTTGCTCCTGATGAACCAGCAGGATGTTCCGCGCTCGCTGGTGCTGAAGGTTCCGCACCACGGGGGCGAGAAGGCTCTGCAGGAGTCGTTCCTGGCCGCTGTCGCGCCGCGGGTGGCCGTCATCCAGGGAGGCCCTCGCGCCGCCGCCGACCCTCACCCCACGACCTTGCAGCGGCTGGAGGCCACCGGTGCGACCGTGTGGCAGACTCGCCGCAAGGGTTCGCTGGAAATCGTTACGGACGGAGAGAAGTACTGGGTGCGGTAG
- a CDS encoding NAD-dependent epimerase/dehydratase family protein: MRVLITGGAGFIGAALANRLVAEGHHVRVLDDLSAGDPSRLDRRVVFTRGDVRDVPKLWTLLQGISCVYHLAARVSVPESVLYPREYNDVNVGGTVSLMQAARDAGVGRVVFASSGAVYGDQETQPVSETAWPHPRSPYAVSKLASELYVNTLGELYAIETVSLRIFNAYGAGQFVPAAHAPVIPFFLKQALSGGSVIVFGTGQQTRDFVYIDDVVDALVTASEATGVNRQVINVGSGQETSVRALVDLIAAAIGREVHSLHSQADTGGVSRLVADLTRARALLGYSPKVDVATGLRLMLQHDPYLRDLMRRE, encoded by the coding sequence ATGCGGGTTCTGATCACGGGCGGCGCCGGGTTCATCGGCGCGGCGTTGGCGAATCGGCTGGTGGCCGAAGGGCACCACGTGCGCGTGCTGGACGACTTGAGCGCGGGTGACCCGTCGCGGCTGGACCGCCGCGTGGTGTTCACCCGTGGCGACGTGCGCGATGTGCCCAAACTCTGGACGCTGCTCCAGGGCATCTCCTGCGTGTACCACCTGGCGGCCCGCGTGTCTGTGCCCGAGTCTGTCCTCTATCCCCGCGAGTACAACGACGTGAACGTGGGTGGCACGGTTTCGCTGATGCAAGCGGCGCGCGATGCGGGCGTGGGGCGGGTGGTGTTCGCCTCGTCGGGGGCGGTGTACGGCGATCAGGAGACGCAGCCGGTGTCGGAGACCGCATGGCCCCATCCGCGCTCGCCCTACGCCGTGAGCAAATTGGCGTCGGAACTGTACGTGAACACCCTGGGCGAACTGTACGCTATAGAGACGGTGAGCCTGCGGATTTTCAACGCCTACGGCGCGGGCCAGTTTGTCCCCGCAGCCCACGCGCCTGTGATCCCCTTCTTCCTCAAGCAGGCGCTGTCGGGCGGCTCTGTCATCGTGTTCGGCACCGGCCAGCAGACCCGCGATTTCGTGTACATAGACGACGTGGTGGACGCGCTGGTAACCGCCTCGGAGGCGACGGGGGTCAACCGCCAGGTCATCAACGTCGGTTCGGGGCAGGAGACCAGTGTGCGCGCTCTGGTAGACCTCATCGCTGCTGCCATCGGGCGCGAGGTGCATTCGCTGCACAGCCAGGCCGACACGGGCGGCGTCTCGCGGCTGGTGGCCGATTTGACGCGGGCGCGGGCGCTGTTGGGCTACTCGCCGAAGGTGGATGTGGCAACCGGCCTGCGGCTCATGCTCCAGCACGACCCCTATCTCCGCGACTTGATGCGCCGCGAATAG